A part of Rhinolophus ferrumequinum isolate MPI-CBG mRhiFer1 chromosome 11, mRhiFer1_v1.p, whole genome shotgun sequence genomic DNA contains:
- the TEX54 gene encoding testis-expressed protein 54: MGCCQDKDFQTSKGHAKEAQSEEVEEEDTEGIDVDSSDHQNPKRNKSLLITVLWRRLSMFSRRGSTRSNRRQSIQNQKHGCMLQNNAEKVLEEPEKG; the protein is encoded by the exons ATGGGCTGCTGCCAAGACAAGGACTTTCAAACCTCCAAGGGTCACGCCAAGGAGGCCCAATCAGaggaagtggaagaggaag ACACCGAAGGGATTGATGTGGACTCGTCGGACCACCAGAATCCCAAGCGTAACAAAAGCCTGTTGATCACCGTGCTGTGGAGGCGGCTATCCATGTTCAGCCGTCGGGGCTCCACGCGGTCAAACAGGAGGCAATCAATCCAGAATCAAAAGCATGGGTGTATGTTACAGAACAACGCGGAGAAGGTCCTGGAGGAGCCGGAGAAGGGGTga